One segment of Desulfonauticus submarinus DNA contains the following:
- a CDS encoding HD domain-containing phosphohydrolase: MILEKILFVDDDTKILDGFRRTLRKKFRVETAVNGMQALKILNKDKNPYAVVVADLKMPQMNGLEFLVRVKELFPSIVRMMLTGHGDLDDAIQAINSGEVFRFLVKPVKPKDLEQALLDGVKYYRLQKTEKELLEKTLKGVIDILVDILNMTNDEALGRASRIKRYVRDVAITLGEIDIWKYETAALLSQIGCIILPPEVIKKVRTGERLEGEEYQLYMQHPFIASDLLKKIPRMEEVAEIIAYQQKNYDGTGFPLDPLRGDKIPLGARILRFVLDFDLHILREKSKKKALNKMLEHKSRYDPKVFKAFLEVVNLDDEYKVRVVTVEEVIPYMIFIEDIYSLNGMLLLKKGHEVTPALAEKLRFLDKTYGIKQPLKVLVPPKFLIEKRTGALTKGSSG, translated from the coding sequence ATGATTCTAGAAAAGATTTTGTTTGTAGATGATGATACTAAAATTTTAGATGGATTTAGAAGAACGCTTAGAAAAAAATTTAGGGTGGAAACTGCTGTAAATGGAATGCAAGCATTAAAAATTCTAAATAAAGATAAAAATCCTTATGCAGTAGTAGTTGCTGATTTAAAAATGCCTCAAATGAATGGATTAGAATTTTTAGTAAGAGTAAAGGAACTTTTTCCTTCTATAGTGAGAATGATGCTTACTGGCCATGGTGATTTAGATGATGCTATTCAAGCTATAAATAGTGGGGAAGTTTTTCGTTTTTTAGTAAAGCCAGTAAAGCCAAAAGATTTAGAACAAGCTCTTTTAGATGGAGTAAAATATTATAGATTGCAAAAAACAGAAAAAGAACTTTTAGAAAAGACTTTAAAAGGAGTAATTGATATTTTAGTAGATATTTTGAATATGACCAATGATGAGGCCTTAGGAAGAGCATCTAGGATAAAGAGATATGTGCGAGATGTGGCTATTACTTTAGGAGAGATAGATATTTGGAAATACGAAACAGCAGCTCTTTTATCTCAAATAGGATGTATTATTTTACCTCCTGAGGTTATAAAAAAAGTGAGAACAGGAGAAAGATTAGAAGGAGAAGAGTACCAACTTTATATGCAGCATCCTTTTATTGCCTCAGATTTATTAAAAAAAATTCCTAGGATGGAAGAGGTAGCAGAAATTATAGCTTATCAACAAAAAAATTATGATGGAACAGGTTTCCCCCTAGACCCCCTTAGAGGAGATAAGATTCCTTTAGGAGCAAGGATTTTAAGATTTGTATTAGATTTTGACTTGCATATTTTAAGAGAAAAGAGCAAGAAAAAAGCCTTAAATAAAATGCTTGAGCATAAATCTCGTTATGATCCAAAAGTTTTTAAAGCATTTTTAGAAGTAGTCAATTTAGATGACGAATATAAAGTAAGGGTTGTTACAGTAGAGGAAGTTATTCCATATATGATTTTTATAGAAGATATTTATAGTTTAAATGGAATGCTACTTTTAAAAAAAGGTCATGAAGTTACGCCTGCTTTAGCAGAAAAGTTAAGATTTTTAGATAAGACCTATGGAATTAAGCAACCCCTAAAGGTTTTAGTCCCTCCGAAGTTTTTAATAGAAAAGAGAACAGGAGCCCTTACAAAAGGTTCAAGTGGATAA
- a CDS encoding response regulator, which translates to MGRPRIIFVDDEVNVLNALKRSLFSLRKTLDMVFENVPEKAVQKLKTEHFDIIATDMRMPKVDGSAILRVASELQPQALRIVISGYSEEETILKTVGLAHQFLAKPVSPEELKKVIKRGFAIKDIVENEDIRKLVGKLETIPSVPKVYNELVKALNSNKATPKMLAQIIMQDVGLSSKILQLVNSAFFGLLRKVRSIEEAVVFLGIDTIRSLVLGVNLFKTMQNVSINGFSLSKRIVHCLNVASLARQIVLKENLENVELDDVFLAGLVHDCGLVILIENFPDLYRKVLKLSEEKKLPLFKSERYIFGVSHAEVGGYLLAMWGLPENIVRAVCFHHEPLKDCFNYINCTVVLHIADALVEKLDGDFSSSLNKEVIQKFSLQDKIKEFLGLLKGEDE; encoded by the coding sequence ATGGGTAGACCTAGAATTATATTTGTTGATGACGAAGTTAATGTATTAAATGCCTTAAAAAGGAGTTTATTTTCTTTACGTAAAACGTTGGATATGGTTTTTGAAAATGTTCCAGAAAAGGCTGTGCAAAAGTTAAAAACAGAACATTTTGATATTATTGCTACAGATATGAGAATGCCAAAAGTAGATGGTAGTGCAATTTTAAGAGTAGCAAGTGAATTGCAACCTCAGGCTCTTAGGATTGTTATTTCTGGTTATTCAGAAGAGGAAACTATTTTAAAAACAGTGGGATTGGCACATCAATTTTTGGCTAAGCCTGTATCTCCAGAGGAATTAAAAAAGGTTATAAAAAGAGGTTTTGCTATTAAAGATATTGTGGAAAACGAGGATATTAGAAAATTAGTAGGTAAATTAGAAACAATTCCTTCTGTACCAAAGGTTTATAATGAATTAGTAAAAGCATTAAATTCTAATAAAGCTACACCTAAAATGCTGGCTCAAATTATTATGCAAGATGTGGGACTAAGTAGTAAAATTTTACAGTTAGTTAATTCTGCATTCTTTGGGCTGTTAAGAAAAGTTAGAAGCATTGAGGAAGCTGTAGTTTTTCTTGGAATAGATACTATTAGGTCATTAGTTTTAGGTGTAAATTTGTTCAAAACCATGCAAAATGTAAGTATTAATGGGTTCTCTTTGTCTAAAAGAATAGTGCATTGTTTGAATGTGGCTTCTCTAGCTAGACAGATTGTGTTAAAAGAAAATTTAGAAAATGTAGAATTGGATGATGTTTTTTTAGCAGGTTTAGTTCATGACTGTGGTTTAGTGATTTTAATAGAGAATTTTCCAGATTTATATAGAAAGGTTCTTAAATTATCTGAAGAAAAAAAGCTCCCTCTTTTTAAAAGTGAAAGATATATTTTTGGGGTAAGCCATGCAGAGGTCGGAGGATACTTGTTGGCAATGTGGGGATTACCTGAAAACATTGTACGGGCTGTATGTTTTCATCATGAGCCCTTGAAAGATTGTTTTAATTATATTAATTGTACTGTGGTTTTACATATTGCCGATGCTTTAGTAGAAAAATTAGATGGAGACTTTTCTAGTTCTTTAAATAAAGAAGTGATTCAAAAATTTTCTTTACAAGATAAGATAAAAGAATTTTTAGGTTTATTGAAAGGAGAAGATGAATGA
- a CDS encoding ABC transporter ATP-binding protein yields MGKNVNLLTVDKITLTFKGIAALVSVSFKIKKGQIVSLIGPNGAGKTSMLNCISGRYKPDRGKITLNGQNILQLPPYKRAKLGLARTFQNIALFKGLTVLENLMVGRHTHLNYGLLASMFYFGKAKKIEETHRRDIEKIIDFLNLSPYRHKIAGSLPYGVQKRVELGRALALNPTLLLLDEPMAGMNLEETEDMARYILDINEEWGISILLVEHDMGVVMDISDSIVVLDFGQVLATGTPKEIQKNPKVIAAYLGEEDSLFTGR; encoded by the coding sequence ATGGGAAAAAATGTAAATTTATTAACAGTAGATAAAATAACTCTTACTTTTAAAGGCATTGCAGCCTTAGTTAGTGTAAGTTTTAAAATTAAAAAAGGACAGATTGTCTCTCTTATTGGTCCAAATGGAGCTGGTAAAACCAGCATGTTAAATTGCATTAGTGGGCGATACAAACCAGACAGAGGAAAAATAACTTTAAATGGTCAAAATATATTGCAGCTACCTCCTTACAAACGGGCTAAGTTAGGTCTTGCAAGAACATTTCAGAATATTGCTTTATTCAAAGGACTTACAGTATTAGAAAATTTAATGGTAGGAAGGCATACTCATTTAAACTATGGGCTATTAGCCTCCATGTTTTATTTTGGAAAGGCAAAAAAAATAGAAGAAACTCATAGAAGAGATATAGAAAAAATTATAGATTTCTTAAATCTTTCGCCTTATCGCCATAAAATAGCAGGCTCTTTGCCATATGGAGTACAAAAAAGAGTAGAATTAGGTCGGGCATTAGCTCTAAACCCAACTCTTCTATTATTAGATGAACCAATGGCTGGAATGAACTTAGAAGAAACCGAAGATATGGCACGCTATATTTTAGACATAAATGAAGAATGGGGCATTAGTATTTTACTAGTAGAACATGATATGGGAGTGGTTATGGATATTTCCGATTCTATTGTGGTTTTAGATTTTGGACAAGTATTAGCTACAGGAACTCCAAAAGAAATTCAAAAAAACCCTAAAGTTATTGCAGCTTATTTAGGAGAAGAAGACAGTTTGTTTACAGGACGTTAA
- a CDS encoding MFS transporter has product MDKIVNRVKLKQRSILSWCLYDFANSSYSAVIIAVIFPVFFVSHIVGGPRGDLLWGRAISLSMFVSAILAPILGAIADFCKIKKFFFIGFTLLGSLIVCCMSFLQAGDIYWAFWLIVSSNIFFESSLIFYNSFLLDISSYEVRGRVSSWGFGLGYIGSIFALSIGLYWIKRDLIFFTWLSTGLFWLIFSFPAFIFLPKDTNRVQIYHGIKKGINLFKEAVKSVFINKNLLKFLLAYFLYIDAINTIIVFSSIFASSSLKMSLTELIFLYIVVQLSAAIGSFLLSKYIDIKGPKIIISYLLVFWCLVIIGVYFVNNKDLFFLLACIAGFGLGSIQSSSRAMFSYFIPKGEECKFFGFYGFIGKSSAIIGPLVFGLISYYTSNQRFAVLSLLVFIILGLLFINLIDE; this is encoded by the coding sequence GTGGATAAAATAGTCAACAGAGTAAAATTAAAACAGCGTTCTATTTTAAGTTGGTGTTTATATGATTTTGCTAATTCTTCTTACTCTGCTGTTATTATTGCTGTAATTTTTCCTGTTTTTTTTGTTTCCCATATTGTGGGAGGACCTAGGGGCGATTTATTATGGGGTAGAGCCATTTCTCTAAGCATGTTTGTAAGTGCTATTTTAGCTCCTATTTTAGGAGCTATTGCTGATTTCTGTAAAATCAAAAAATTTTTTTTTATCGGATTTACTCTGTTAGGAAGTTTGATTGTATGTTGCATGTCTTTTTTACAAGCAGGTGATATTTATTGGGCTTTTTGGTTAATAGTTTCAAGTAATATTTTTTTTGAATCTAGTTTAATCTTTTATAATTCGTTTTTGCTAGATATATCTTCATATGAAGTGCGAGGTAGAGTCTCTAGTTGGGGATTTGGCTTAGGATATATTGGTTCTATTTTCGCTTTATCTATAGGCTTATATTGGATAAAAAGGGATTTAATTTTTTTCACATGGTTAAGTACAGGGCTTTTTTGGCTTATTTTCTCTTTTCCTGCCTTTATTTTTTTACCTAAAGATACAAATAGAGTTCAAATCTATCACGGAATTAAGAAAGGAATTAATTTATTTAAAGAAGCAGTAAAAAGTGTTTTTATTAATAAAAATTTATTGAAATTTTTATTAGCTTATTTTTTATATATAGATGCAATTAATACTATCATAGTATTTTCTAGTATATTTGCTTCATCAAGTTTAAAAATGTCTCTTACTGAATTAATTTTTTTGTATATAGTTGTCCAATTAAGTGCTGCTATAGGTTCATTTCTCTTGTCAAAATATATTGATATTAAAGGTCCAAAAATTATTATAAGTTATTTATTAGTTTTTTGGTGTTTAGTTATCATAGGTGTATATTTTGTGAATAATAAAGATCTATTTTTTCTTTTAGCTTGTATAGCTGGTTTTGGATTAGGAAGTATTCAATCTAGTTCTAGAGCTATGTTTAGTTATTTTATTCCAAAAGGAGAAGAATGTAAATTTTTTGGTTTTTATGGATTTATTGGCAAGTCATCTGCGATTATAGGACCGTTAGTTTTTGGTCTAATATCATATTATACATCAAATCAACGTTTTGCTGTGTTGAGTTTGTTAGTTTTTATTATTTTAGGTCTTTTATTTATAAATTTAATAGATGAATGA
- a CDS encoding chemotaxis protein CheX — translation MEDKVKQVVKKVVDAVTNVLGTMAMVEVKVGKPYLKKENSAHGDISGIIGFSSPNGKNKGSMSVTFTEQSALGVIGQMLGEEFTELNKDVIDAVGELTNMISGQARRGMDEIGMTFEAGIPSVVTGKNHSISHVSNSAILAIPFESQFGPIIVEICFA, via the coding sequence ATGGAAGATAAGGTTAAGCAGGTAGTAAAAAAAGTAGTAGATGCTGTTACAAATGTACTTGGCACTATGGCTATGGTTGAAGTAAAAGTTGGAAAGCCATATTTAAAAAAAGAAAATTCAGCTCATGGAGATATTTCAGGTATTATTGGTTTTTCTAGTCCGAATGGTAAAAATAAAGGAAGTATGTCAGTAACTTTTACTGAACAGAGTGCTTTGGGTGTTATAGGGCAAATGTTAGGCGAGGAGTTTACTGAATTAAATAAAGATGTGATAGACGCAGTTGGTGAGCTTACTAATATGATTTCAGGTCAAGCTCGTAGAGGTATGGATGAAATTGGTATGACTTTTGAAGCTGGAATTCCTTCTGTAGTGACGGGGAAAAATCATAGTATTAGTCATGTCTCTAATTCCGCTATTTTAGCTATACCATTTGAAAGCCAGTTTGGACCAATTATTGTTGAAATTTGTTTTGCTTAG
- a CDS encoding PAS domain-containing sensor histidine kinase: MLKKDIFSYQNKKIIPRYLPGTYKKRKLKTFPKQDILSVCSGLIESVCDGLVIVDSNFKIVKTNKNFLKIVQKDQVVGKYIFDILPDNTFISILKKKFNNDTYLGENIFYFNKRSFKPTISLLGDNLYVIVLQDFTFINTFQSVNKKLKSREKWYKAVVNNIQSGLAIVDYDTRKILDINPELEKILLINKNDIIGKSCYDYLCGGDRRICANIFENNNLEYNIVVKNRDGKDVYLYKKVTALDIEGKKYILESIVDITELKKVEQEYKNISTRLKILFNSLPFLVIAIDVEDKIIEWNPLAEILFGFKREQVVGKNFSEIKDKVKWKETLSLSPNEDSFKLESQMEVRYLRSDGKSGFLDLRFIDFRELPGDGDEKILLIVGNDITEFKVIQSQLSQAQKLEAIGQLAAGIAHEINTPAQYVSDNLYFLSETLEDLTNLIEDLRQCLTSSKNIEESKRILKEKLESMDIDFILEEFPKAIEQSLEGIKRISKIVQSMKQFAHPGSGEEKVFTNLNKAIENASIITKNTWKYVADFELDLEEDLPLVKCYPFEINQVLLNMIVNAADAIKEKVGENASKGDKGKIKITTRKVGDRVRILIEDTGCGIPEDILPKIFEPFFTTKEVGKGTGQGLAISYNIIVEKHKGLLSVQSEVNKGTVFNIEIPIDEE, translated from the coding sequence ATGTTGAAAAAAGATATTTTTTCATATCAAAATAAAAAAATTATACCTCGATATTTACCTGGAACTTATAAAAAAAGAAAATTAAAAACTTTTCCCAAACAGGACATATTGTCTGTTTGTAGTGGATTAATTGAATCTGTATGCGATGGGTTAGTAATAGTTGATTCTAATTTTAAGATTGTTAAGACAAATAAAAATTTTTTAAAAATAGTGCAAAAGGATCAGGTTGTTGGAAAATATATTTTTGATATTCTTCCTGACAATACTTTTATTTCTATATTAAAGAAAAAGTTTAATAACGATACATATTTGGGAGAAAATATTTTTTATTTTAATAAAAGGTCATTTAAGCCAACAATTTCTTTATTAGGAGATAATCTTTATGTAATTGTATTGCAAGATTTTACTTTCATCAATACATTTCAAAGTGTTAATAAAAAATTAAAGTCAAGAGAAAAGTGGTATAAAGCTGTTGTTAATAATATTCAATCTGGATTGGCAATTGTAGATTATGATACAAGAAAAATTTTAGATATTAACCCAGAGCTAGAGAAAATACTTTTAATAAATAAAAATGATATTATAGGAAAATCTTGTTATGATTATTTATGTGGAGGAGATAGAAGAATATGTGCAAATATTTTTGAAAATAATAATTTAGAGTATAATATAGTAGTGAAAAATAGAGATGGAAAAGATGTTTATCTTTATAAAAAAGTTACAGCATTAGATATAGAAGGTAAAAAATATATTTTAGAATCTATTGTCGATATTACAGAATTAAAAAAAGTTGAACAAGAGTATAAAAATATTAGCACACGTCTTAAGATATTATTTAATAGTTTGCCTTTTTTGGTTATAGCTATTGATGTAGAGGATAAGATAATAGAATGGAATCCTTTGGCAGAAATTTTATTTGGATTTAAAAGAGAACAAGTAGTAGGGAAAAATTTTTCTGAAATTAAAGATAAAGTGAAATGGAAGGAAACTTTGAGCTTAAGCCCTAATGAGGATTCTTTTAAGTTAGAGTCGCAAATGGAGGTTCGTTATTTACGTTCTGATGGTAAAAGTGGCTTTTTAGATCTGCGTTTTATTGATTTTAGAGAACTTCCAGGGGATGGAGATGAAAAAATATTACTTATTGTAGGCAATGATATTACAGAATTTAAAGTTATTCAAAGTCAACTTTCTCAAGCTCAAAAGTTGGAAGCCATTGGACAGTTGGCTGCGGGTATAGCTCATGAGATTAATACGCCTGCTCAGTATGTTAGTGATAACTTGTATTTTCTTTCAGAAACTTTAGAAGATTTAACTAATTTAATAGAAGATTTACGGCAGTGTTTAACTTCTTCAAAAAATATAGAAGAAAGTAAAAGAATATTAAAAGAAAAATTAGAATCAATGGATATAGATTTTATTTTAGAAGAATTTCCCAAGGCTATAGAACAGAGCTTGGAGGGAATAAAGAGAATATCTAAGATAGTACAATCTATGAAACAATTTGCTCATCCTGGCTCTGGAGAAGAAAAAGTATTTACTAATTTAAATAAAGCTATAGAAAATGCCTCTATTATTACTAAAAATACATGGAAGTATGTAGCTGATTTTGAGTTGGATTTAGAAGAAGATTTACCTTTAGTTAAGTGTTATCCATTTGAAATTAATCAAGTGTTGTTAAATATGATTGTTAATGCTGCAGATGCTATAAAAGAAAAAGTAGGAGAAAATGCATCAAAAGGAGATAAAGGAAAGATTAAAATCACTACTCGAAAAGTTGGAGATAGAGTAAGAATTTTAATTGAAGATACAGGATGTGGAATTCCTGAGGATATTTTGCCTAAGATCTTTGAACCTTTTTTTACTACCAAGGAAGTTGGAAAAGGTACGGGACAGGGATTGGCTATCTCTTATAATATTATTGTAGAAAAACATAAGGGATTGCTTAGTGTTCAAAGTGAGGTGAATAAAGGGACAGTTTTTAATATAGAAATTCCAATTGATGAGGAGTGA
- a CDS encoding CBS domain-containing protein, which yields MYVGLKMLTNFPTLSPNDLILDADKIMEEKRLWMLLVKDKSKLVGYIRKEDVRAALPSPATSLSRHEINYLLTKLTIDKLIRTDLISVHPSTEIELAAQLMYEKNLPGLAVVNSKNKLIGYINRSVMLEVLVEEMGLMQGGSRIAFEVEDRTGVIAEVSKLIADLNISIISTGTFFHANKRMVVFRVQTEDPTPILKELLKRKYKVVGPEDFGKEWEKM from the coding sequence ATGTATGTAGGATTAAAAATGCTAACTAACTTCCCCACGCTATCTCCAAATGATTTGATCTTGGACGCAGATAAAATCATGGAAGAAAAGCGACTGTGGATGTTATTAGTAAAGGATAAAAGCAAATTAGTAGGATATATTCGGAAAGAAGATGTTCGAGCTGCACTTCCTTCTCCTGCTACTTCTTTAAGTAGGCATGAAATAAACTATCTTTTAACAAAACTAACTATTGATAAATTAATTCGAACTGACTTAATTAGCGTACATCCATCCACAGAAATAGAGCTAGCAGCCCAATTAATGTATGAAAAAAATCTACCTGGTTTAGCTGTGGTAAACAGCAAAAATAAGCTTATTGGTTATATTAATCGTTCTGTTATGTTAGAAGTCTTAGTAGAAGAAATGGGACTCATGCAAGGAGGATCTAGAATTGCATTTGAAGTAGAAGATAGAACAGGAGTTATAGCAGAAGTTTCTAAATTAATAGCAGATTTAAATATAAGTATTATTTCAACAGGTACATTTTTTCATGCCAACAAAAGAATGGTTGTTTTTAGAGTACAAACAGAAGATCCAACTCCTATTCTAAAAGAATTGTTAAAAAGAAAATATAAAGTTGTTGGCCCAGAGGATTTTGGTAAAGAATGGGAAAAAATGTAA
- a CDS encoding AMP-binding protein — translation MESKPYYTTLPQLLLKNAQKWPNKTALREKYLGIWQKFSWDNYYQHTASFAAGLKKLGLKQDDILILIGDNRPEWLFAEIAIQSLKGIALGLYQDAQASEIKYIFELTQAKVVVAEDQEQVDKILSIRNDLPHLKYIIYHDSKGLHNYQVDGLLDFKKVEKLGESESHLFPKWAKNTHPEDICLIATTSGTTGKPKLAMLSHVNLLSMAWNLGLVDPKYPSDEFVSFLPLAWMGEQMMATASALLFGFCVNFPEEPDTVQENIREIGPHLIFSPPRVWENLAAKVQVKIMETTPLKRFLFNLFYPWGVEYADKILNQQPLSIITKLKYFLANLFLFRALRDRLGFSRIRSASTGGAALGPDTFRFFHALGINLKQIYGQTEISGISCIHRNKKIDFDTVGEPIPETQIKISQQGEILSKSPAVFKGYYKNKKATEETLESGWLKSGDAGYFKENGQLVVIDRLKDVMHLKNGTKFSPQFLENKLKFSPYIKEAMVIGEGKDFIVAIICIDMDIVGRFAEQKLITYTTYQDLASKPEIYALIEKEISSINKTLPQNIQIKSFALLFKELDADDGELTRTKKIRRKFVAERYKKLIDAMYENKNKTILETEIVYQDGSKKLFKGEIKIRKLE, via the coding sequence ATGGAGAGCAAACCTTACTACACTACTTTACCCCAACTTTTACTTAAAAATGCTCAAAAATGGCCTAATAAAACTGCCTTAAGAGAAAAATATTTGGGTATCTGGCAAAAATTTTCCTGGGATAATTACTACCAACACACAGCCTCTTTTGCCGCTGGGTTAAAAAAACTAGGACTAAAGCAAGATGATATTTTAATCTTAATTGGAGATAACAGACCAGAGTGGCTTTTTGCAGAAATAGCAATTCAATCTTTAAAAGGAATTGCTTTAGGACTATATCAGGATGCCCAGGCATCTGAAATAAAGTATATCTTTGAACTCACTCAAGCTAAAGTAGTAGTAGCAGAAGATCAAGAGCAAGTAGATAAAATTTTAAGTATCCGCAACGACCTGCCACACTTAAAATATATAATATACCACGATTCCAAAGGATTACATAATTATCAAGTAGATGGACTTCTAGACTTTAAAAAAGTTGAGAAACTAGGTGAATCAGAATCACATTTATTCCCTAAATGGGCAAAGAATACCCATCCAGAAGATATATGTCTTATAGCAACTACTTCTGGAACTACAGGGAAACCTAAGTTGGCGATGTTATCTCATGTCAATCTTCTTTCAATGGCCTGGAATTTAGGGCTGGTTGATCCCAAATATCCTTCTGACGAGTTTGTTTCCTTTTTGCCATTAGCTTGGATGGGAGAACAAATGATGGCAACAGCTTCTGCCTTACTCTTTGGTTTTTGTGTCAACTTCCCTGAAGAACCAGATACTGTTCAGGAAAATATAAGAGAAATTGGTCCTCATTTAATATTTTCTCCGCCTAGGGTATGGGAAAATTTAGCTGCCAAAGTTCAAGTCAAAATTATGGAAACTACTCCTCTAAAAAGATTTTTATTTAATCTTTTTTATCCATGGGGAGTAGAATATGCAGATAAAATATTAAATCAACAACCTCTATCTATAATAACTAAGTTAAAATATTTTTTAGCAAATCTTTTTTTATTTAGAGCCTTAAGAGATAGATTAGGATTTTCTAGGATACGATCTGCGTCTACTGGTGGAGCAGCACTTGGCCCTGATACTTTCAGATTCTTTCATGCCCTGGGAATAAACCTAAAGCAAATATATGGACAAACAGAAATTTCTGGCATCTCTTGTATTCACAGAAATAAAAAAATAGATTTTGATACCGTAGGCGAACCTATCCCGGAAACTCAAATCAAAATCTCTCAACAAGGAGAAATCCTTTCTAAAAGTCCTGCAGTGTTTAAAGGATATTATAAAAATAAAAAGGCTACAGAAGAAACCTTGGAAAGTGGTTGGTTAAAGTCTGGTGATGCAGGATACTTTAAAGAAAATGGACAATTAGTTGTAATAGATCGTTTAAAAGATGTTATGCATCTTAAAAATGGAACAAAATTTTCCCCTCAATTCTTGGAAAACAAATTAAAATTTTCTCCTTATATTAAAGAAGCAATGGTTATAGGAGAAGGTAAAGATTTTATCGTAGCCATTATTTGTATTGATATGGACATTGTTGGACGTTTTGCTGAACAAAAATTAATTACTTATACCACCTATCAAGACTTAGCATCTAAACCAGAAATTTATGCATTAATAGAAAAAGAAATTTCCTCAATCAATAAAACATTGCCTCAAAATATCCAAATAAAATCTTTTGCCTTACTTTTTAAAGAATTAGATGCTGATGATGGAGAATTAACTAGAACAAAAAAAATTCGCCGTAAATTTGTTGCAGAACGTTATAAAAAACTTATTGACGCAATGTATGAAAATAAAAATAAGACTATTTTAGAAACAGAAATAGTTTATCAAGATGGCAGTAAAAAACTCTTTAAAGGAGAAATAAAAATAAGAAAATTGGAGTAA
- a CDS encoding branched-chain amino acid ABC transporter permease — translation MEYYLQLFINGLVIGSIYSLVALGFVIIYKATKVVNFAQGELVMVGAYICFALTVQIGLPFWISFIMTLLFSIILGLCIEKMVLRPLIGEPIISVIMVTIGLSSVLKAIVQVIWGTQIRVYPQVLPNTPIFIFNLPIAPVYIAAFILSILLLIIFSLFFKFSTLGIAMRATAFDQQAAQSMGIGIKNIFALSWCIACVVSSIGGIILGNINGINSELGSLGLKVFPAVILGGLDSLLGAALGGLIIGVLENICDGLAKEFLHLGGVKEVASFIILVIILMVKPYGLFGSHEVERI, via the coding sequence ATGGAATATTATCTACAACTATTTATAAATGGATTAGTAATAGGAAGTATATATTCTTTAGTAGCTCTTGGGTTTGTTATTATTTATAAAGCTACAAAAGTGGTCAATTTTGCTCAAGGAGAATTAGTTATGGTAGGTGCTTATATTTGTTTTGCCCTTACTGTACAAATAGGCCTACCATTTTGGATATCATTTATTATGACTTTATTATTTTCTATTATATTAGGTTTATGTATAGAAAAGATGGTATTACGTCCTCTTATAGGAGAACCAATAATTAGTGTTATTATGGTAACAATTGGATTATCATCTGTATTAAAGGCTATTGTGCAAGTTATTTGGGGAACACAAATTCGAGTTTATCCTCAGGTTTTGCCTAATACTCCTATTTTTATTTTTAATTTACCCATAGCTCCAGTTTATATAGCTGCCTTTATCCTCTCTATCCTTCTTCTCATTATATTTTCTTTATTCTTTAAGTTTTCTACCCTAGGCATTGCCATGCGGGCTACAGCCTTTGATCAACAGGCTGCTCAGTCTATGGGTATAGGAATAAAAAATATCTTTGCCCTTTCTTGGTGCATTGCTTGTGTAGTTTCCTCAATAGGAGGAATTATTTTAGGTAATATCAATGGAATAAATTCTGAATTGGGTTCCTTGGGCCTAAAAGTTTTTCCAGCAGTGATTTTAGGTGGTTTAGATAGTTTACTAGGAGCTGCTCTAGGCGGACTTATTATAGGTGTATTAGAAAATATTTGTGATGGTCTTGCTAAAGAGTTTTTACATTTAGGCGGAGTGAAAGAAGTAGCTTCCTTTATTATCTTGGTAATTATTTTAATGGTAAAACCCTACGGACTTTTTGGTAGTCATGAGGTAGAAAGAATATGA